Proteins from a genomic interval of Desulfobacterales bacterium:
- the rfbA gene encoding glucose-1-phosphate thymidylyltransferase RfbA, whose translation MKGIILAGGSGSRLFPITLGVSKQLLPVYDKPMIYYPLSVLMLSGIKEILLISTPDDLPIFKRILGDGSQLGLSFTFKEQPRPEGLAQAFIIGKEFIGSDPVALILGDNIFYGPNLSMILSKAVQLKRGGLIFGYPVKDPQRYGVVDFDASGNVIGIEEKPQQPKSNYAVPGLYFYDNDVIDIAHHLKPSKRGELEITDVNMAYLQQGRLRVELLGRGYAWLDTGTHEALQQAASYVQAIQERQGLKIACVEELAFRLGYISKKQLENLAQRLVQNDYGRYLLDIANDVETSI comes from the coding sequence ATGAAAGGCATCATTTTAGCGGGTGGATCCGGTTCCAGACTGTTTCCCATTACTCTGGGGGTCAGTAAACAACTATTACCGGTTTATGATAAACCGATGATTTATTATCCTCTGTCTGTGTTGATGCTGTCCGGTATCAAAGAAATTTTGTTGATCTCGACTCCGGATGACCTGCCGATTTTCAAAAGAATTTTGGGCGATGGGTCCCAGTTGGGCTTGTCTTTTACTTTCAAAGAACAACCGCGCCCCGAAGGACTGGCACAGGCGTTCATTATTGGAAAGGAATTTATCGGAAGTGATCCCGTGGCGCTCATTCTGGGAGACAATATATTTTATGGTCCCAATTTATCAATGATCTTGAGCAAGGCAGTTCAGTTAAAGCGCGGCGGCTTAATTTTTGGATATCCGGTAAAAGATCCCCAGCGCTATGGCGTTGTCGATTTCGATGCTAGTGGCAACGTTATCGGAATCGAAGAAAAACCCCAACAACCGAAGTCCAATTATGCCGTTCCCGGATTGTATTTTTATGATAACGATGTCATTGACATTGCCCATCACCTTAAGCCGTCCAAACGCGGCGAGCTTGAGATCACCGATGTCAATATGGCGTATTTGCAACAGGGTAGACTCAGAGTAGAGCTTTTAGGACGCGGATATGCCTGGTTGGACACCGGAACCCATGAGGCATTGCAACAGGCGGCAAGTTACGTTCAGGCCATCCAGGAACGCCAGGGACTTAAAATTGCCTGTGTTGAGGAGCTGGCTTTTCGCTTGGGATATATCAGCAAAAAGCAACTTGAAAACCTTGCTCAGCGATTGGTCCAGAATGATTATGGGCGCTATTTGCTGGATATCGCCAATGATGTTGAGACCTCGATCTAA
- a CDS encoding nucleotide sugar dehydrogenase, translating into MKLIVAGTGYVGLVQAAVCSEYGHEVYAYDVDQAKIDAFSTGQADEIEKFVMEPGLSNIIRETHGKSLFFSSDLKSIIEGTDAIFLCLPTPSNLDGSTNLTYFDAAAEQIAGILATRKDNRRIVLVSKSTVPIETARRLEGIMKNCGVENFGVASNPEFLAEGTAVNQARRPDRVVVGCDHEEDFKILRRVYSQFVHHVRIKYIETTPETAEAIKYVANTMLLTYISFWNGVGAKIGEKIANVNIDDLRMGVTADDRISTWGSFVSNGAGGSCFGKDIASLIFQLRRMNVSTKMLEASFEVNEFQKVYLVDRAINEAGFKFNNKSVAVLGLAFKKHTNDMRDASSIKVVEALLGKGVSQINAYDPLANESARQEFDPSQNVLFDKIKYFDSAKDAIKDTQALFISSDCEEFRGFSRTIEDTVTPPYLIMDGRRMIPDYDELVSKDYTYLAVGSVVMQPS; encoded by the coding sequence ATGAAACTTATTGTTGCGGGAACCGGGTATGTCGGACTTGTTCAGGCTGCTGTGTGCTCGGAATACGGTCACGAGGTATACGCCTATGATGTCGATCAAGCCAAGATCGATGCATTTTCCACCGGTCAGGCTGATGAAATCGAAAAATTTGTGATGGAGCCCGGTTTGTCCAATATTATTCGTGAAACCCACGGTAAATCCCTATTTTTTTCCAGTGACTTGAAGTCGATCATCGAAGGTACTGATGCCATATTTTTATGTCTGCCGACACCTTCTAATCTGGACGGCTCTACCAATTTGACCTATTTTGATGCTGCCGCCGAGCAAATTGCTGGGATTTTAGCGACTCGGAAAGATAACCGTCGCATCGTGTTGGTCAGCAAGAGCACGGTACCCATTGAGACCGCCAGACGCTTGGAAGGAATTATGAAAAACTGCGGTGTAGAGAATTTTGGCGTGGCTTCCAATCCTGAATTTTTAGCCGAAGGAACCGCTGTGAATCAGGCCCGCAGGCCAGATCGCGTGGTTGTGGGCTGCGACCATGAAGAAGATTTTAAAATTCTACGCCGTGTCTATTCGCAATTTGTACATCACGTTCGCATCAAATACATTGAGACCACGCCTGAAACTGCCGAGGCGATAAAATACGTCGCCAACACCATGTTGTTGACTTACATCTCATTTTGGAACGGTGTGGGCGCCAAGATCGGTGAAAAAATCGCAAATGTGAATATTGATGACCTTCGAATGGGTGTCACGGCTGACGACCGCATCAGCACCTGGGGCTCATTTGTCAGCAATGGCGCCGGCGGCAGCTGTTTCGGAAAAGATATTGCCTCCTTAATTTTTCAGTTGCGACGAATGAATGTCAGCACCAAAATGCTGGAGGCTTCTTTTGAGGTCAACGAATTCCAGAAAGTGTATCTGGTTGATCGTGCCATCAATGAGGCCGGTTTCAAATTTAACAATAAAAGCGTGGCAGTGTTGGGACTGGCTTTCAAAAAACACACCAACGATATGCGCGATGCATCATCTATCAAAGTTGTCGAAGCATTACTCGGAAAAGGCGTATCCCAAATCAATGCCTATGATCCATTGGCCAATGAATCAGCCCGGCAGGAGTTTGATCCTTCCCAAAACGTATTATTTGATAAAATTAAATATTTTGATTCGGCCAAAGATGCCATTAAGGACACCCAGGCGCTCTTTATATCTTCAGATTGTGAGGAATTTCGTGGATTTTCACGAACCATTGAAGATACCGTGACCCCTCCCTACCTGATTATGGACGGCCGCCGCATGATTCCGGATTATGATGAACTCGTGTCTAAAGACTACACTTATTTGGCAGTAGGCTCTGTGGTAATGCAGCCGTCCTGA
- a CDS encoding HNH endonuclease → MTHCILLNADYTYLNVVHWKRAICLQAKGKVEVLKDSTKTVRSSSGAIFKIPAVMRLIKLIRTIYRTGVAFCKKNVFIRDGFKCAYCGAQRIRLTIDHIIPKSRGGKSTFENCVAACKPCNIKKGHQTPREANMFLKVRPVQPTISEFLRLKLQKLGINDLLRDLGVY, encoded by the coding sequence ATGACACATTGCATTTTACTAAATGCAGATTATACGTATCTGAATGTTGTTCACTGGAAACGCGCCATTTGCTTGCAGGCGAAAGGCAAGGTTGAGGTTTTAAAGGATTCTACCAAAACGGTAAGAAGTTCCAGTGGCGCTATTTTTAAAATCCCGGCGGTTATGCGTTTGATCAAACTGATCCGCACCATATATCGAACAGGGGTTGCCTTTTGCAAAAAGAACGTTTTTATCCGAGATGGATTTAAATGCGCTTATTGTGGAGCCCAACGAATTCGTCTTACCATAGATCATATTATTCCTAAATCCAGAGGCGGTAAATCCACTTTTGAAAATTGTGTGGCGGCCTGCAAACCCTGCAATATCAAGAAAGGCCATCAGACGCCTAGAGAAGCCAATATGTTCCTCAAAGTGAGGCCTGTCCAGCCGACGATTTCAGAATTTTTAAGGCTCAAACTTCAAAAACTCGGCATCAATGATCTATTAAGAGATCTGGGTGTTTACTAA
- a CDS encoding class I SAM-dependent methyltransferase — translation MKHFDLLAPIYDSLAGKPDTTRFKRLLALPCKGLLLDAGGGTARVSSRLSSLIEHIVVSDLSYRMLRQASHKPVLLVGSRVEQLPFADESFDRILVVDALHHFSDQQGAIRDLLRVLKCGGRLVIEEYDLTHTGVKLLALAEKILGMGSRFLKSADMEKMISLDGVSVTIERPNCFTTWIIADKK, via the coding sequence ATGAAACATTTTGATTTGCTCGCCCCCATTTACGATTCCCTGGCCGGCAAACCCGATACAACCCGATTCAAACGGCTGTTGGCCCTGCCCTGCAAGGGTCTTTTGCTGGATGCCGGTGGGGGGACTGCCAGGGTATCATCTCGCTTAAGCAGTCTGATCGAACATATAGTCGTCAGTGATCTGTCTTATCGTATGTTGAGGCAGGCCAGCCACAAGCCAGTTCTTCTTGTTGGATCGCGGGTCGAACAACTGCCGTTTGCAGATGAATCTTTTGATCGTATTCTTGTTGTCGATGCACTGCATCATTTTAGCGATCAGCAGGGGGCCATTCGTGATCTATTACGCGTTTTAAAATGCGGCGGCCGCCTGGTGATAGAGGAGTATGACTTGACGCACACCGGTGTTAAGCTGCTGGCTCTGGCTGAAAAAATCCTGGGGATGGGCAGCCGGTTTTTAAAATCCGCTGACATGGAAAAAATGATCAGCCTAGATGGCGTATCTGTAACCATTGAGCGCCCCAACTGCTTTACCACCTGGATCATCGCCGATAAAAAATGA
- the arcC gene encoding carbamate kinase, whose amino-acid sequence MKDLLRPVLLIALGGNALIRKGEKGSVAQQFKNLVLPIRQIARLSQDYRVIITHGNGPQVGNLLLQQESCAEVPKLPLEILVAQTQGQIGYMIESTLDSQLMDLGVHIKPLISLITYVVVHEDDPAFSHPTKPIGPVYKSEKDVPSGYPIVKTAKGLRRVVVSPKPVTIIEKREIKKLINSDFIVICCGGGGIPVVREGRAFQGVDAVIDKDLASAKLAEEVGVDIFVIATDVDGVALNYGTAEEVFLRDLNVQSAAQLIAEGHFAAGSMRPKVEAAVQFVHNGGKRAVITSIEAIGSAVNREAGTEITL is encoded by the coding sequence ATGAAAGATTTACTTAGACCGGTACTTCTGATTGCCTTGGGTGGCAATGCACTCATCCGTAAGGGTGAAAAAGGCTCTGTCGCGCAACAATTTAAGAATCTGGTGCTGCCCATTCGGCAAATCGCCAGGCTTTCACAGGACTACCGAGTTATTATTACCCACGGCAACGGCCCACAGGTTGGCAACCTTTTACTTCAGCAGGAAAGCTGCGCTGAAGTACCGAAACTGCCGCTTGAAATTTTAGTTGCCCAAACCCAGGGCCAGATCGGATACATGATTGAGTCGACTCTGGACAGCCAACTGATGGATTTGGGGGTCCACATCAAGCCGTTGATCAGTCTGATTACTTACGTGGTGGTTCATGAAGATGATCCAGCCTTTTCTCATCCAACCAAACCAATCGGACCGGTTTACAAATCGGAAAAAGATGTGCCATCCGGCTATCCGATCGTTAAAACCGCCAAAGGCCTCCGGCGCGTGGTGGTCTCGCCCAAGCCGGTGACCATCATTGAAAAACGCGAAATAAAGAAGCTCATCAATTCCGATTTTATCGTCATTTGCTGCGGAGGAGGCGGTATTCCTGTGGTACGGGAGGGCAGGGCGTTTCAAGGCGTTGATGCTGTCATCGATAAAGATCTGGCCAGCGCCAAGCTGGCCGAAGAGGTCGGCGTTGACATCTTCGTGATTGCAACCGATGTGGATGGCGTTGCCTTGAACTATGGAACTGCTGAGGAAGTATTTTTACGCGATTTAAACGTACAATCAGCTGCCCAATTGATTGCTGAAGGACATTTTGCTGCTGGATCGATGCGGCCTAAAGTTGAAGCGGCGGTTCAGTTTGTGCACAACGGGGGCAAACGCGCAGTGATCACATCGATCGAAGCGATTGGGTCGGCTGTAAACAGAGAGGCCGGTACCGAAATTACTTTATGA